In the genome of Fervidobacterium nodosum Rt17-B1, the window TCAAAGAGCACAACGATAAATACGGTCATACGAAAGGTGACCAAATTTTAAAAGATTTCTCAAAAACATGCCTAAACATGATAAGAAAGAGCGATGTTCTTGTAAGGTATGGTGGTGATGAATTTTTACTCTACATAGATTCGAATGAACCTGAGAAGGTCATCGAACGGGTAAAATTAACTTCCATAGTTGAATTTTCGTATGGAATTGTTAGTTTGCGAAATTACAACTCTCTTGAAGAAGCGATTCAAAGTGCCGATTTGAAGATGTACGAAAGTAAAAAGATGAATAAAGCCGATAAAAAGATAATCTATCAAAATTTAAGCTCGTGATAAAAATTAATGAGACCTAAAGAAATTTCCCTTCTCCAAGTGTGTCGTGGTATAATAATATCAAATTGGGAATATTGTCGGGAGTGATTCACTTGGGGAAGGGGAATTTTTTGTTTTCTCTCACAAATTTGTTCACGATTCAGCGTTGGAATAACCGACCGGCGATAATAAGGTTTTCCGAAGCTGATAATTCCTTTAATACATTATTTTTATCTTTCCTTTTTAAAATCTCCGAAGGTCAATCGATTCAATCAATTGAAGATAGCCTAAAATGGAGGTTCACACGTGAACTTCCAAAGATTGTACTTTCGGATGTTTCGCTGCAACTCAAAGAGCGCATCGAAAGGTTTTCGCCACAAGTATGGAAAGAAGTAACTGAGAAATCTATCCAAGACTTACGAAAATTGTCGGATGAAGAAACCGTTGATTTTTTAGTATCATCTATTAAAGAGAATCCGTTAGATAAGATTGCTGATTTGTACGTGAGCTATCTTGAAGCATATGAAAATGGAAAGCTTTTTGATTACTCTCAACCTCTGAAAGAATTGGAAGAAAAGATAGAAAAAATAGAAAACTATTTTGGAAAAGAGAAAAGCGATAAGTTATGGGATACCGCTAAATACTCTTGGCCTGCCATTTTAAATCTCACTTCTATGGTACGATGGAATAGAACACACCGCAATGTTCGAACAACTGTTTCAGGGCACTCTTTCCTTGTTGTTACAATCGCTTACTTGATTGCAAAATTATATAAATTCGAAAATATCGAAGAAGTTATTTTGAAATCAGTCCTGCACGACCTACCGGAAGCATTCACAGGTGATGTCATAACTCCGACAAAGAAAAAAGTTCCGGGGTTAGAAGAGCTAGTCAACGTCGTTGAACGTGAAATGATTAAAGAATGGATAAACGGAAATGAGAATGTAAAACCTCTCGAAAATTACGTAGAATATTGTATTGAACCATTTAGCGGGGATTCTGGAAGAATTGTAAGAACCGCTGATTACTTTGCCGCACTCCTTGAATGTGCTGTCGAAGTACATTCAGGAAATAGATTGGATGTATTCCGAGATAGCTTTTTTACGTTTAAAAAGCTCATCAAAGAAATTTCACCGATAGATGTTTCTGAGTGGATTGATGAAATAGAAGCGCTAATACTCTGACTTTTATGATAAGCAAGGAGGAATCTTATGGTAGATTTCAAGATGACAAAAGATGGCTTAGTGCTCTACATTAAAGATTACACTGACATATTCGATGTTCTTCAAAAGATAGAGGATAAAGTAAAGAGCATGGGTAATTTTTTTGCAAAAGGTGATAAGATAATGCTTCTGATTGAAGAACATGAGAAACACATCGCCGATGTGCCTAAGATAGTCGCGAGAGTCCAAGAGCTTGGACTCACAATCTCGCATGTTCTTATGGGCTCGGAAGGTGCGAATGAAGTTGTGGTAAAGAAGAAAGTTGATATGGTAAATCAAGGAGATACACGTTCTGGTACAAAAATAGTTAAGAAAAACCTCAGGAGTGGGCAGAGCATTATCCACTCTGGTGATGTGATATTGCTTGGCAATTTACATGCGGGAGCAGAGATTGTCGCTGGAGGCAGTGTAGTTATCTTCGGAAGATGTCAGGGCATTGTGAGAGCGGGAATAAATGAAGGAAGGGAATCAGTTATTGCAACACTGTCTTTCGAGGCCCCATTCGTTCAAATTTCAGATTTAAAAGGGACATTCACAGAAAAATACGAATTTCCATGCATTATTTACGTTAAAAGTAGTAGAATAGAAATAAACAAATACGACAACAAATTGGGAGGGATAAACGTTGAGTAAAGAGAAAAAAGAAAAATTAACTACAAAAGACTTACTTTTAAAATTTTCAGCTATTCCAGGACCTTCTGGATACGAAGATGAAGTCCTTGAAGAAATAAAAACAATTATGAGTGATTATTCCGACGAGTGTTTCCGAACACCTATGGGCAGCCTTGTGTGTGTTAAAAAAGGCGCGGGACCGAAGATTGGTTTTTTTGCTCATGCTGACCAGATAGCGTTTGTCGTTACGAAAATATACGAAGATGGATTTTTGAGACTTTCAGGCGTTGGTGGATGGGATCCAAAAACAGTTGTAAGCCAAAAAGTATGGATTCACACAAAGAAAGGAAAATTAAGAGGTATAGTTGGCTTTATGCCTCCGCACCTCCAAACAACGGAAGAGTCGAAAAAAGTACCAGATTATGACCATTTATTCGTCGACGTTACTATGAACCCAAATTGGAAGGATATATCGATAGGTGATCTGGTAACTTTAGATATAGAAGGATTTGAGAAAAACGGGACGATATTCGCGCCAGCACTTGATAACAGAGCAAGTTGTGTGGCCATAATCAAGGCGGCTGAGTTACTCTCAAAAATTAATACACAAGCCCAGGTTTATTATATATTCTCAACCCAAGAAGAGATAGGGGGACCAGGTGCGAAAAGCGGTGCGTACATTTCAGAGATAGAATACGGCATAGTCATAGATGTTACACATGGTGATGAGGATATACCTGGTTATCCTAAGATAAAGATGGGCGAAGGACCAGCCGTTGCTGTTGGACCTGTTACAAATAAAAAATTTGTGGAGCATATAAACAAAGTAGCTGGAAAATACAACATAAAGCTCCAAATAGAACCCATACCGGGAAGGTCTGGAACAGACACCGACGAAGTCCAACTTACGAGAATAGGTGTTAAAACAGCTTTGATATCTATACCTCTAAAATACATGCACAACCCATACGAAAAAATTACAGTTAAAGACGTCGAAGACACAGCCAAATTACTTGCATTCACGGCAGCTGAAATCACGGAGGTGGAAAAGCAATGATGAAGTATTTAAAAGAACTCACAGAATTAAAGGGAGTTTCTGGATTTGAAGATGATGTAAGGGAATATATAAAAGAGAAAATAAAAGATAAAGTGGATGAATTGTTTGTAGATAGAATGGGAAATCTAATAGCGCTAAAGAAAGGCAATGGGAAAGGTAAGAAAATATTGCTTGATGCACATATGGACGAGGTTGGATTTATGGTAACTAACATCAACGAAGATGGTACATTATCATTCGCGCCAGTTGGTGGCGTTGACCCAAGGGTTATAATTGGTAAAAAAGTTCAAGTTGGTAAAGAATCAATAGGCGTGATAGGTTACAAAGCCGTCCACATTCAAAGAGAAGGAATGATGAACACACCCAAATACTCAGAACTTAAAATAGACATAGGAGCGAAATCAAAACAAGAAGCGGAAAAACAAGTCAAAATAGGTGATATGGTGGCGTTTACAACAAATTACGAAGAATCTGGAGACTTCGTAATTGCGAAAGCTCTTGATGACAGATGTGGTTGTAGTGTGCTTATGGATTTAATAGATGAATTATCAAATAAAAATTCGTTGCCAAACGACGTTTACTTTGCTTTCACTGTCCAGGAAGAGACAGGCTTAAGAGGCCCTGCAATAATAGCGGAACAATTAAAAGTTGACATGGCGATAGCCGTCGAAACAACAACAAGTGGTGACGACCCAGAACTTGAAAAGCAACTTTGGTCCACTCACCTTGGTAACGGTCCTGCGATAACATTTATGCACAGTGGATACGTTGTTCATCAAGAAATATTTGAAAAACTCGTCCAGATAGCCAAGGAAAACAATATACCATTCCAATACAAAATGCGCACAGTTGGAGGCACAAACGCAAGAAGATACGCTATAACTGGAATACCTGCGGGAGTTGTATCAGTTCCTGCAAGATACATTCACAGTCCAGTCTCGTCGATAAATAAAAACGATTACAAGCATACGTTAAATTTGTTAGAAATGTTTCTTGAAAAAGAATAAATTTTGGTTTTTTAAGTTACTTTTTTGTGAAAAACATTTATTGACAGGTTATAAAGTTTTTTATATAATAAATTAATTGGAAAATAGAGAGTTTTGCGATAGTAGTTGACATTTGGGGATGTTATTTACAATTAAAGTAAACAAACAATATCATCTCAAGATAGTGTTAACTTGTAGTGATGAAAGAGTGTAATTGTGAAAGAATGCGATTGATATTGCCATTGTGCGTTTTCCAAAGATTCTTCACTACACAAAATCCTTGAATATATTTCGCTAAGTTCTTCGTATTCTTCAGCCCTCGCTTGAGTCGGAAAAAGTCTTTCAACAATGAAAACTTAGATTCACATTGATTGTTTTTACCGAGCGGTACCACTACGTGATTGATATTTCTGAACAACAGCTTTACTGCACTTTCATATGCACCAAGTCCATCAGTAATAAGTTCAATGTTTCTAGGTTTTGAATTACCAAAGAACTTCTCGAGCAATACTTTGACTTGTCCCATATCACGATACTTTGAGACATGCCAACAAAGAATTAAGTTAGTTTCGTGATCAACTAATAGCCAAACATAGTACTTTTGTTCTTTGAACACAAGAACAGTTTCATCAGCATGAACTGAGAAAACATTTTCGATGGTAAATGTTGGAAAAAGTACAGAGAATAAAGTACACAATTTAATAACCCATTTGTATATGGTGACATGAGATACTTTGATATTAAGAGAATGAGCAAGAGAGCGATAAGACATATTGTGTTTCATATACAAAACAAAAGCCTTTAAGACGAAAAAGATAGGGAAGCGGAAATATTTAAATTTCTCAGGAATAAGGGTGACTGGTTCGGGGAGGTTAAAAGGTACTCTATCTTTGGTACGACAAGCTCTACAACGGAAGACAACGAAAGAGCGACGGACTTTGTAAATTTGCATAGATTTACCACAAGAAGTGCATTTGGGATAAGGGAAAGGGAAGTTTTTGCGTTTTTGAGAATGGGAGAGTTTGAAAGAATGATGGCAGAGTTTGCAAAGGAATTGTTGGTTACCGTATTTGTCATGACCGTTTTTGTATAAGCTGGTGGAACCGCATTTTGGACAAGAGAGCGTTGAGTTGTTCATATCGGGATACCTCCTTTGTCGAGAGTTGGTTGGGGGGTGTCCCCTCTTTATAAGGATAATGCGGTTTTTGGAAAGTTTCAATACTTTTAGTTAACATTATCAATCATTGTAACGCCGGTTTTTTTGATTTTCGGCTATCTTTCACCGGCGAGTTTAATTAAGAGATGTTTCTAAATTTATTATCTTCCATATACTTAAAAGTATCAACCAGAATTTTTGTGAAGAGTATCACATTTTTATGGAAAATTATTGAAAATCTCTCTTTTTCTTTGAGATATTCAAAGATATTCAAGTATGCAATTTTTTAGAATAGTCCTGTAATTTCTCCATTTTCGTCAATATCTATGTTTACTGCAGCTGGTGCTTTTGGCAAACCTGGCATAAGCATTATTTCGCCTGCTAAAGCTACAACAAATCCTGCACCTGCGCTTATCTGGAAGTCTCTCACCGTAAATTCGTATCCAGATGGAGCATTTATCTTTTTGGGATCATCTGAAATGCTATTTTGTGTCTTGGCTATAATTACCGGATAATTTCCAAATCCATTCTTTTTTAACATCGAAAGTTTTGATTTTGCTGTATCCGTGTAGATAACTTTTCCTGCCCTGTAAATTTCTTTTGCTATTAGTTCTATCTTTTGTTCAACGGGCAAATCACTTGGTACTAAAGGTTTATAATTACTCGGCACATTTTCAATAGTTTCAACTACTGCTTTTGCAAGTTCTATTGCGCCTTCAGAACCTTTCGCATAGGCTTCGTTAAGCACGCATTTAGCTGGACTGTTTTTCAAAACAGCTTCTATTTCTTTTTCTGTATCGGTCGAAAATCTGTTCAGCGCAACGACGACGGGCACACCATATTTTTTCATGTTTTCAATATGTACTTTCAAATTTTCCAAACCCTTAATTACAGCATCTACGTTTTCTTCGTTAAGGTTATCTTTCGAAACTCCGCCATGGTATTTCATCGCGCGTATCGATGCAACTATAACAACAGCGTCTACAAATAATCCGCCAGTTGGGGCAACAAAGTCTAAGAATTTTTGAGCGCCAAGGTCAGCTGCAAATCCAGCTTCCGTAACGACATAATCTGAAAGTTTAAGAGCTAACTTGGTTGCAATTAGCGTATTTGTGCCATGTGCGATATTTGCGAATGGACCACCATGTACAAATGCAGGGGTATTTTCAATTGTTTGAACAAGATTTGGGTTAATTGCGTCTTTCAAAAGTGCCGCTGCCGCGCCTTCGGCTTGTATGTCTTTCACTCTAACTAATCCATTCTTTCCTTGAGCAATTACAATTTCGCCGATTCTTCTTTTCAAATCAGTTAAGTCCTTTGCTAAACACAAAACTGCCATAATTTCAGAAGCAGCTGTGATTAAAAAACCATCTTCCCTTGGATAACCATTTGCACTACCACCAAGTGCAATTACAATTTCTCTCAAAGCTCTATCGTTCATATCCATAGCACGTTTCCAATAAATCTTCCTCAAATCTATTCCTAATTCGTTTCCATGGTTAATATGCGCATCAATCATCGCGGCGATTAAGTTGTGTGCGGTCGTTACTGCATGTATATCACCGGTAAAATGTAAGTTAATATCTTCCATAGGGAGCACTTGGGAATATCCACCACCCGCCGCACCACCTTTGACACCAAAAACAGGACCAAGCGATGGCTCTCTGAGGGTAACTATCGATTTTTTTCCAATTCTGTTCAGTGCCATGGAAAGACCTATACTGGTTGTTGTCTTACCTTCACCAGCCGGTGTTGGAGTTATGGCCGTAACAAGTATAAGCTTTCCATTAGGCTTGGCATTGAGCGTGTTCAAATACCTATGGTCAACTTTAGCTATATACCTGCCGTAAGGTTTGAGCATATCTTCGGGAATATCTAAAAATTTTGCGATATCTCTTATATCTTTCAACCTCGCTTGTTTCGCAATCTCAATATCACTTAACATCTTTCATCACCTCCAACTTTTATCTCATTGAATACCTTATCAATAGTTTATCACTGCAATCTCAATTTATCAAAAAGAGAATTTCAAGAAATCAGACTAATTTTGTACAATTTTCAATGTAATTTACAAAATGTTAATCCTATTCAAAATTGTTGAAAATTATGGTAAAATATAGAAAATTAGGTTATAAAACTATAGAAATCAATTTGGGAGGAAACAACCAATGGCTATAGTAACTATAGAAGATATATTGAAAGATATAAAAAATGTTGCAGAAGAATACGGTAAAGATTTTGTAGTAGCGTTTTCCGGTGGTATGGATAGCACCGCAAGTGCTCTTTTGTGCGCTGAAGCTATTGGAAAAGAAAATATTGAATTAGTGCACGTCGTATATGGACCTTACACTTATTCTAATAGTCTCGAAATAGTTTCAGAATTCGCTGAAAAGTTTGGTTTCAAAATAACTTTTCTATACAATCGAGGTCAAGAGCAGATATGGAAATATGGCCCGTCTTGTAACATGTGTACAAAACAGATAAAGATGGGAACAGTCTTGAGCTATGCAAATGGCAGAATCGTCGTAACAGGCTCAAATTCATCGGATACATGGGGACAAACTGGATTACGTGTATTTAATTCAATGTATGCACCATTAGGTGATATAGGTAAAGATGAAATTAGAAAAATATTAGATAAATACGGTGTGAAAATCAGACGAATAGGTGAACACGCCCTTAGAGAAGGATGTAAATTAAAGCATCTTTTAAAACCAATGACAAATCCGGCTTACCATGGAAAAGCAACAGCTATTGCAAATGAGATGGTTCTCGATTACTTCCCAAATGGCAATGAAATCGCCAATATAAAAATCGTTGGGCCACTATCAAAAAATATAGCGGTGATAAATGTTAAACCGTTTAGGGAAGAAGTGTACAAATTGGCTGAAGACCTTCGAAAGATAGATGTTATCGACGATGTAATTGTTGCAGACAAACCATTGATTTTAAAAATAGTTGCAAATCCATCAATCTACAGGGTGGAAGAATCAAAGTTTTGGGTTGTAGAAGGTAAACTCAAGCCAGAATTTGCCGTACCGATTAAGGTAGAATGGTACGAGTCAAAAAACAATAAATTAAGAACATTCCATGTTGTGGAGGTATGTGAATGGACGAATTACGAGACAGAGAAAGACGAGTACTTGAAGAACTCCAACGTCGACTCGGATACACTTTTAAAAATCAAATGCTCTTGTTCAATGCCCTCTGCCATTCAAGTTACGCATACGAACTCAATCAAATAGGTAGAGATGTCCAAGACAATGAAAGATTAGAATTCTTAGGTGATGCCGTTGTAGAACTCGTAGTATGTGATATACTCTATCGAAATTATCCAGACTCAAGTGAAGGCGATATGGCAAAGGTGAAAGGTGCCGTTGCTAGCGAAGAGGTACTTACTGAATTAGCAAACGAAATTGAGCTTGGTAAGTACATCTTCCTTGGCAAAGGCGAAGAAAAGACAGGTGGAAGGAAAAGAAGTAGTATATTAGCAGACGCATTTGAAGCGCTGTGTGCTGCTATCTATCTCGATGGAAATCTTGAGTCAGTGGTAAAAGTTTTTGGCGAAAAACTGAAGAGAGAGATTGAAATATTCTACACAGGCCAAAGGATATTCGATTACAAAACCGCTCTTCAAGAAATTACGCAAGAGAGGTTCAAAGAACTGCCAGAGTACAAAACGGTTAAGAACGATGAAAACGGGAAGTTTTTAGTCGAATTATACATACAGGGAAAAAAGATATCGATGGGAATAGGTAATTCAAAGAAAGACGCGGAAAAAGATGCCGCAAAAAAAGCTTACGAAATTCTAACAAGAGACGAAAATTAAACAAAGAACAAATAGTGAAAATATTGAGGAGTGGATATTATCGATATAGAAGCGCTATTGAGAACGTACGAAGATTATCTTGTACATGTGAGAAGAAGTTCTGAAAATACAGTAAAGGCATATATAAAAGATATAAGGAGGTTTTTTGAATATATACAAAAACCTCCAAAGGATATTGTTAGAAGCGATGTTGAAAAGTTTGTCAAAGCACTTTCGAAAGGTGAAATTACCGGTGGAGAAGTTACTGAAACAACTATATCAAGATACATTTCCTCGCTTAAGACTATATTCGATTATCTCCAACTCATAGGAGTAGTAAATGAAAACCCAACCGAGCGTGTCAGACATCCAAGGCTTAGAAAGAAAATTCCAAGTTTTCTCACTATGAAAGAAGTCAAAGCGATGATAAATACTTTTGACGAAGAGAAAGAATTGAAGTACAAAACGATCATATCTGTTCTTTATTTTTGTGGGTTAAGGGTAAGTGAATTGTGTAATTTGAGAGTAGAAGATGTGTCTTTCTATCCACCATATATAAAGGTTGTTATGGGTAAGGGAAACAAAGATAGGCTCGTTCCAATCAGCGATAGCATAATTCCTTTACTTGAAAAGTACGTGGAAAGGTATAAACCGAAAGTTTACTTTATCGAAAGTCGTGGAAAATCGATACATCCAGCAACTGTTTTTAGGATAGTAAAGCGTGCCGCACAAAGGGCTGGCATAAATAAGAAGATTCACCCACATACGCTAAGACACTCTTTTGCAACCCATCTTATAATGAACAACGTAAACGTAAAAATTGTACAAGAACTCTTGGGCCACGCAAATTTAAGCACGACAAGTATTTATCTACACGTAGCAGATAAAGAGAAATTCGATGCGGTTAAAAAGTTGGTTATTTGAAAACTAAAAACATCAGAGGTGTTTGAATGTCAGAAAGTGAAAGTGAAAAGAAAGAGCTCACTATGGTTAAAGATAATAACAACGATGAAATGACCAAGAATTTCATAAATGAAATCGAAAAGTTACTTGAGAAAAAAATTACAAACGAAGACGAACAAAAAATAGCTCAAGCAATCGAACTTGCTAAGATAGCTTACGAGGGATTGTACAGAAAATCCGGCGAGCCGTTTATTTCGCATCCTTTGGAAGTGGCAAAAATTGTTGCTTCGTTGAAGCTTGATATTGAAAGTATTATAGCCGCCATCTTACACGATGCTATAGAAGATAGTAATGGGAAAGTAACTTATGAGATGATAGAGAAACAATTTGGGCACGATATAGCACTCATCGTTGATGGTGTAACAAAGGTAAGTAGAATAAACGCGCCCGTTGGAAATATAGAACAGAGAAAAAAATTGGAAACGATTCAAAAGATGCTTTTTGCAATGGCAGAAGACATACGTGTCATATTTGTAAAATTAGCCGATAGGTTACACAATATGAGAACTATAGATTTCGTTGAGGATGTTGAAAAGAAAAAGTACAAAGCACTTGAAACTTTGGAAGTATACGCACCTATCGCACATAAGCTTGGAATTAACGTTATAAAATCTGAACTTGAGGACCTTAGTTTTAAAGTTCTTCATTACGATGAGTACCAAAAAATCAAGCAGATGATCGCACAAAAGAAGGTTGAAAGGGAAGAACGCCTAAAAATATACATCCAACAATTGGAAACAGCTCTTCAAGAACATAATATCAAAGCGAAAGTCGAAGGTCGATACAAGCATTACTACAGTATATGGAAAAAGATGATTCAAAAAGGCAAAGATTTTAACGAATTGTACGATTTAATGGGTTTAAGAGCGATAGTAAATGATGTAACAAGCTGTTATACTACGATAGGCATTGTACACAACCTATGGGTACCATTGCCAGGAAGGTTCAAAGATTACATCGCCGCGCCAAAATCAAATGGATACAGGTCCATCCACACAACTGTTATTACGCAATTTGGCGAACCACTTGAAGTGCAAATTAGAGATTATCAAATGCACGAAGAAGCTGAGTATGGTTTGATAGCTCACTGGGCATATAAAGAAGGGGAACCAACTGTAGATATAAAACAAAAGTGGATTTTAAGGTTAGCCGAATGGAGGAAAGAACTTTCGCAAGGCTATGCGAGTCTTGATGATTTGAAAAAAGAACTACAAATGTCTGAAGTTTTTGTTCTGACACCAAAGGGTGAGATAATTCACCTTCCATACGGCGCGACACCAATCGATTTTGCTTACGCGGTACATACAGAAATTGGGCATCACTTTGCTGGTGCAAAGGTCAATGGAAAAATTGTACCAATAGATTATCAATTGAATAACGGTGACGTTGTAGAAATCATAGTAAATAAATCTTCACCTGGACCTAGCCTTGATTGGCTAAGATACGCCAAAAGTCCAAGAACAAAGGCAAAGATAAAGAGATTTTTTAAAGAGAAAGAAAAAGAACAACTGATAGAAAGAGGTAAAGACGTACTTAGGCGAATCGCAAAGAAATTAAATATTTCAATTGAAGAATTATTGGAAAAACCAGAGATAAAAAAGTACCAAACAGCTCACCAAATAGATGAAGAAGAATTTATCATCAGACTCGGTGATAAAACGTTAACACAAGATGATTTGCTTTCAATTCTTGGAATCAAAGAACAACAAAAGAAGAAAACTCAAACTAAGAAAAAGAAATCTACCGGTTCTTTAGTTATCGTCGATGGGCTTGAGGGTCTCGAAATTTTGTTTGCTAAATGCTGCAATCCTATCCCTGGTGACAAAATAGTTGGTGTTGCAAGTAAAAGAGGATTGGTTATACATAGGTCTAATTGTGCTAACGTAGTAAACTTGGGAAATGACAGAAAGTTTTTGGCAGTTTGGAGAGCGGATATCAACGCTCAATTCAATGTTCTTGTTAAAATAGAATTAGATAGAAAAGAACGTGTACCTGATCTTTTGTCCAAAGCCATGAAAAAGAAAGTTGAAATAAGGAACTTTAAATTCGAAATAATTTCCGACGATTACGTTATTATATCTCTAAACGTCAACGTCCAATCCCTTGAAGAGCTCGAAGAAATAATGAAATTTTTCAAGTCATTCCCTGGAATTAGAAAGGTGGTGCGTTCTTAAAAAATGCGCGCAGTTGTTCAAAGAGTTACAAAAGCAAGTGTCTCAGTCGATGGTAAAATTGTTGGACAAATAGAGAAAGGAATTGTTGTTTTACTTGGAGTTGGTAAAGATGATAACATCGATGATACAAAATACTTAGCTGAGAAAATTGTAAATTTGAGAATATTTGACGATAATGATGGGAAAATGAATCTTTCGCTATTAGATGTTCAAGGTTCGGCTTTGATTATCTCACAATTCACGTTGTACGGCGATTGCAGAAGAGGTAGAAGACCATCATACTCTGATAGCGCAAACCCAGAATTAGCAAAAGAGCTATACGAAAAATTCATAGAACTTGTGAGAGGATATGGTGTGCATGTTGAAACGGGAATATTCGCTGCGTACATGCAAGTTGAGATACACAACGACGGACCTGTAACTTTACTTTTGGATTCAAAGAAGGTGTTTTAATTTGAAATGCCATCTTTTACATGTCTGTTGCGCCCCAGATTTGGTTATCGCTTACCTTTCTGGCGCACGTGGTGATGTATTTTTCTACAATCCAAACATACATCCAAAAGCAGAATACGAGAAAAGATACAATGAAGTACTAAAGCTTGCAAATATGTGGAATTTAAATGTGATTGATGTGCCATACGACCCAGAAAATTTCTTTAAATTAACCAAAGGTTTTGAAAATGAACCAGAGAAAGGTAAAAGGTGCGAAATATGCATAAGAATGAGGCTTGAGATAACAGCAAAATTTGCAAAAGAGAACGGCTATCGTTCTTTCTCTACAACACTTACATCTTCACCACGAAAATCTGTTGAAATGATAAATAAGATAGGGCTTGAAGTTATGAAAAATTTTGGGGTAGAATTCCTTCCAAATGTGTACCGTAAAAGCCCACTTTATAACGATGCTCAGAGGCTAATCAAGCAACTTGGAATATACAGACAAAATTACTGCGGTTGCGTTTATTCAATGAGTTCAAAACAACCACAATTAATAACGATGAGGTGAAAACAAATGAAAATTTACCTATCAAAGGAAGAACTTGAACTCGAAAAACAAATGTACGCAGATATAGCTATTAATTCAAAAGTTAGGATTGAATACACATACAAAGATGAGAAATACTTGCTCATACCTTATCAAATTGGTGACTTAATTGTTTTACTAGAAGTAAATGATGAAAAAGAGATTGTTGCTCAACTTTTGGATAAATTTGTACGTCAGTGGGTTCTTGAAAATTACATTTATCCCGAAGAAATAAAAATCTTGGCGAAACATTTTAAGACAGAATTGAAAAAATTTAAAATACTTGTGGTAAA includes:
- a CDS encoding ExsB family protein, with product MAIVTIEDILKDIKNVAEEYGKDFVVAFSGGMDSTASALLCAEAIGKENIELVHVVYGPYTYSNSLEIVSEFAEKFGFKITFLYNRGQEQIWKYGPSCNMCTKQIKMGTVLSYANGRIVVTGSNSSDTWGQTGLRVFNSMYAPLGDIGKDEIRKILDKYGVKIRRIGEHALREGCKLKHLLKPMTNPAYHGKATAIANEMVLDYFPNGNEIANIKIVGPLSKNIAVINVKPFREEVYKLAEDLRKIDVIDDVIVADKPLILKIVANPSIYRVEESKFWVVEGKLKPEFAVPIKVEWYESKNNKLRTFHVVEVCEWTNYETEKDEYLKNSNVDSDTLLKIKCSCSMPSAIQVTHTNSIK
- the rnc gene encoding ribonuclease III, producing MLLFNALCHSSYAYELNQIGRDVQDNERLEFLGDAVVELVVCDILYRNYPDSSEGDMAKVKGAVASEEVLTELANEIELGKYIFLGKGEEKTGGRKRSSILADAFEALCAAIYLDGNLESVVKVFGEKLKREIEIFYTGQRIFDYKTALQEITQERFKELPEYKTVKNDENGKFLVELYIQGKKISMGIGNSKKDAEKDAAKKAYEILTRDEN
- the xerA gene encoding site-specific tyrosine recombinase/integron integrase; its protein translation is MDIIDIEALLRTYEDYLVHVRRSSENTVKAYIKDIRRFFEYIQKPPKDIVRSDVEKFVKALSKGEITGGEVTETTISRYISSLKTIFDYLQLIGVVNENPTERVRHPRLRKKIPSFLTMKEVKAMINTFDEEKELKYKTIISVLYFCGLRVSELCNLRVEDVSFYPPYIKVVMGKGNKDRLVPISDSIIPLLEKYVERYKPKVYFIESRGKSIHPATVFRIVKRAAQRAGINKKIHPHTLRHSFATHLIMNNVNVKIVQELLGHANLSTTSIYLHVADKEKFDAVKKLVI
- a CDS encoding RelA/SpoT family protein; its protein translation is MSESESEKKELTMVKDNNNDEMTKNFINEIEKLLEKKITNEDEQKIAQAIELAKIAYEGLYRKSGEPFISHPLEVAKIVASLKLDIESIIAAILHDAIEDSNGKVTYEMIEKQFGHDIALIVDGVTKVSRINAPVGNIEQRKKLETIQKMLFAMAEDIRVIFVKLADRLHNMRTIDFVEDVEKKKYKALETLEVYAPIAHKLGINVIKSELEDLSFKVLHYDEYQKIKQMIAQKKVEREERLKIYIQQLETALQEHNIKAKVEGRYKHYYSIWKKMIQKGKDFNELYDLMGLRAIVNDVTSCYTTIGIVHNLWVPLPGRFKDYIAAPKSNGYRSIHTTVITQFGEPLEVQIRDYQMHEEAEYGLIAHWAYKEGEPTVDIKQKWILRLAEWRKELSQGYASLDDLKKELQMSEVFVLTPKGEIIHLPYGATPIDFAYAVHTEIGHHFAGAKVNGKIVPIDYQLNNGDVVEIIVNKSSPGPSLDWLRYAKSPRTKAKIKRFFKEKEKEQLIERGKDVLRRIAKKLNISIEELLEKPEIKKYQTAHQIDEEEFIIRLGDKTLTQDDLLSILGIKEQQKKKTQTKKKKSTGSLVIVDGLEGLEILFAKCCNPIPGDKIVGVASKRGLVIHRSNCANVVNLGNDRKFLAVWRADINAQFNVLVKIELDRKERVPDLLSKAMKKKVEIRNFKFEIISDDYVIISLNVNVQSLEELEEIMKFFKSFPGIRKVVRS
- the dtd gene encoding D-aminoacyl-tRNA deacylase yields the protein MRAVVQRVTKASVSVDGKIVGQIEKGIVVLLGVGKDDNIDDTKYLAEKIVNLRIFDDNDGKMNLSLLDVQGSALIISQFTLYGDCRRGRRPSYSDSANPELAKELYEKFIELVRGYGVHVETGIFAAYMQVEIHNDGPVTLLLDSKKVF
- a CDS encoding epoxyqueuosine reductase QueH; the protein is MKCHLLHVCCAPDLVIAYLSGARGDVFFYNPNIHPKAEYEKRYNEVLKLANMWNLNVIDVPYDPENFFKLTKGFENEPEKGKRCEICIRMRLEITAKFAKENGYRSFSTTLTSSPRKSVEMINKIGLEVMKNFGVEFLPNVYRKSPLYNDAQRLIKQLGIYRQNYCGCVYSMSSKQPQLITMR